The window GGAATTTATAGCGATCACCTCCATGAACAGTTATGGTTACTTCAGCAAGATCCTGATTTAGTTACCACTTATCAACAAATTATCACCACAACTCACCCTGTAAAAATAGAACAAGTCAAAGCCTTTAAATTAAAAAGTATGGGGTTAGTTCATATTCATGGAAATCAAGTGATTCCCAGTTGTGAATTATATCGACAATATTTTCAAGAGTGTTTGAGTGAGGTTTAATAGATTTTTTTATGTTTAAACTTTATATCAAATTTTAAAATTCTTCAATTTATATAGCGGGTTTAAATCATTATTAAAACCAGTTTATTGTAGGGGCGAGGCGCGCCTCGCCCCTACGACAATATGTTACCATTAGAGAGTAAATTTTAATGGGATTAATCCAATGACCTCGGAAGGTAATGTTGCAGATACAGGAATTTTAGAAGAAGCTAGACAACTGATGAATCAAGAAGGAATAACTATGTGTAAAGCACTAGAAGAACTGATGATAAAAGCTAGACAACAAAACGATTTCAACAGAATTCAAAGAATTAAAACAACCCAAAATAGAGTTTAAGCATACTCGATTTTTGGGATGTGCTGACTCTAATC of the Planktothrix sp. FACHB-1365 genome contains:
- a CDS encoding polymorphic toxin type 34 domain-containing protein; protein product: MTSEGNVADTGILEEARQLMNQEGITMCKALEELMIKARQQNDFNRIQRIKTTQNRV